AAATTCGATCTAGGTGATAAAAATTATGGAATCGAATGATTTTGATGAGAACATAATAAAGAATTTTCTAGAAAAATTAAAGGAATCAGTTGATGTTAAAAAAATAAATATAATCGATATACTGAAAAAATCATCTACTAAAAGATATGAATATTTTAATGAACTCAAATTAGCTGAATCAGATCTCAATCCTACGGATATTATTGTGTTGTCAAGAGAAAATTTGATTTATAAAAAAGAGAATGAAGGGTATATCATTACATTGAAAACTCTTATACTTATGAAATACGATTCAATGAATGAATTTCTAAATGACTTAAATAAACAGTTTCTAATTGAAATATATAAAAAGAATGCCCTGGAACTTTCATGGGATGAGAAAACGATAATTTTGACGTTATTGGGATTAATGGCATGCGATAAAAAATCGGCCTTTAAATTTGAAACCGATAAAAATGCAGATATGTTTCAGACATGTGCTGAAGACGCAATGAAGTTCTTGCAAGAAAATAATATAATAGATATTCAATATACTGTGGATAAACTATTTAATTACAATGCTAGGGGAGAGCATAAGGTGCAAGCTAAAATGAGTAGGATAAACGATATTGTTATAAAGAGTAGCGGTGTTTATCAAAAAGATAGTAGGGACGGACATTATTTGAATATAATTATTAATAACGATATAAATATTACTAATCTCTATTTAATACTCAGATTAGTTTTTCCTTCCCTTCCAAATAAGCAAGAACTTATAGAACTGTTGAAAAGAATAAATAGTAGAAGGTACGAAATTCTAAGTGATGTAAGTGATATTCCCTTATCATTAAAGCAAAAACTATATGATAGCATACGAATGTGGACTATTAACTGAGGATAATGATATGCGGAATTTAACGCCCCTAAGATTTCCAGGAAACAAAAGATGGTTAGTAGATTATGTAAAAGATTTCATAAGATATCATAATTTGAACAATATAATCGCTGAACCTTACGGGGGAAGCGTATCTATATCTTTTGGATTATTAGAGATGAACATCATTACAAAAGCATATATTAATGATAAAAACCCGATGATTTATGCGTTTTGGTATTCGGTATTTAATTTGAATCAGGAATTAATAGACGAGATAAAAAATTTGTCAAGGGATATCACAGTCGAAAGATATTATGAATTGAAAGAAAATTATAAAAGATTCATTAATTCAAAAATAGGGAATAATGATGCTGATATGGTTGAGTATGCATCTACATTCCTGTTTTTAAATAGAACGTCTTATTCTGGAATAGTTAAAGGTGGGCCTATCGGAGGAAAAAAACAGGAATCCAAATATAAGATATATTGCAGATTTGGAGTAGAGAACATAATAAATAAGATAAATTACTTATATAGATTTAGGAATCATGTAAAATTATATAATTTAGATGGCATAGAATTTATCAAAGAATTTCATAATGAATATCCAAATAGCTTGTTATATATTGATCCTCCATACTTTAAGGCTGGCAAAGATCTTTATGATTTTTATTTCAACGTCGATAATCATATAATGCTTGCCAATCTACTATTGGGCAATGAAATAAGCAATCCGTGGCTTGTTTCTTATGATGACAGCGAATTTATCAAAGAACTATATGCTAAAATAGGTATTTTTTCTGATAGAATGCCAGCTAGAAAGTATAAATATTTGCCTAGGAAATATTCAATTTCTTCTAATAAAAGGAATGCGTATGAAATATTTTTTTCAAATAAAAAAATACCTCCACATTAAAGTGTGTTTCCTAATTCAGTAAGCATAGGTCATGTGCCTCATCTCATTGTAGAAGACAACCTTCATTGCTATCTCCTGAGCAATATTGTCTGCTTTCACTGCCTTGATGATCTCTCCCATTGTTCTCTTCAGGCCTGAGAAGTACATTTCAACAATCCACATTCTACCATAATCATTCTATTCTTTCTATCGATCCTCACCATTCTCTCTTGTCTGTCTTGCAGTCTTTGCCCTTGATGGCGATCCTCTTGAGAGAGCGGATACATTTTCCCTTGGTGGTATTATTGACTTCACATCATTCTCATGGAGAAGGTTATGTATATCCCTGCTGTCATATGCCTTGTCACTCAGAAATGATCTTAGTTTTTTCACAACTCTTTTCAAGATTCATCTACCATGCGGCGAATCGTTTCCATGCTCATCACCTATTATGAATGCCATTACAGAGACGTCACGAATGCTCACAATAACATGATGCTTCTGCCATCCCCCTCTTCCTGTGCCATTTTGTTCCAAGATAGTCTCCTCGTATTGTCATCCTGAACCTTGTTGAGTCTATTGCACCATCATATCTCATTGCTATCATTGCTTGACTCGTTATGGCATATCGAGCTAATTTCCCTTATCTACATCCACTTCTTGATACACTTCAATCTGCGTAAAAAGCTATTTGTAATTTTTTTGATCAAAGGCCTTGCCGTAATTTTAACCTGATTACATCTATCTCAGAACAAACAGCTTTGAAAAAGCGCATCTAATGCGAAACGTTATGATCAATATTGTCTTATACCCTGCAGATGAGCTTTTTTCAATGGAAATTCTTATAATACTCCCTTATATTGTGTTGTAGACTATTAACTCTACAGCCTGAATAACGTTATTCTCGCTGATCTCAGGCACGCCCTCATGACCAGGAAAGTCCGGATGCGTGATCTCCTTGGTGTAATGGATGTCCTCGAGGAGGCCGTGGCATATACCATCCAGATATGGTTTCAAGATGCTATCTACATTTTGGGCGTTTCCCGATATGTATTCCCTTACCTTGGCATTTAATAGCGCATTCGATTCGTATTTTTTCCAAAGTTCGATCGCCTTCTTCTTCATGGCCGCGTAGTCTAGATCATCTATTATGTATATCTCATCGCCCTCTCTTGCAAATACCTTCCTGCCGCAAGATCCAATAACATGAACTGGATCGCAGAGTATCTCGCCACGATAGCCAGTGGATCTTATCTTCTCCCTTATGGAATCGATGTCAGCGTACTTCGAAAAGGAAATGCTGGATAAATCATCGAATGTCATCAGTCCTTGAGTCAATTCAGTCTTTAGATCATGTTCTATGTCCTCAATTGTCTCTTCGTCCACTTCCGCTGTGAAGATATCTATAATACGATCCTCAAACTGTATGAGACTCAACAATGAATCGTGTTTGATTTATACCTTCAGCGGTTTCTTTGCATCTATTTTATTCTTCGTTATCCGCATGTAGAACCCTGCAAGCCTCAATTTCTCCCTTATATAATGAATATCGATGCTCTGCGGTACGTATATCTCCATGTCCTTGGAATCGATCGGAAAGCGATTTCCCCATATCCTCATTATCACGTATCTCAGCATCTTGAATGTGCGGTCATCTATGACGTAGGGAAAGATGCCAGAAGCCGCTGGCATCTTCATTCTCTCTATCTCTTCTCTTTCGCTCTCCTGTTTCCTCCTCATCTCTTCGGCCTGACTCTCCCTCTCCGCGGCTTCCTTTGCTCTCTTCCTCTCGATCATTAATTCCTGGATCTTCTCATCGATCCTCCTATCGTTGATTTTTCGTTCTATGGCATGTCTCAGGCTCTGTACGGAGGCTATCTTCATCTTCGCCGCTATCTCGGCTGGCTTAAGCCCGAAATCGTACAGCTCCATTATTTTTTTCATATCGTAGGATTTGCCTCTTGACATTATAATGCAATAAAATGATGCAATATTAATTTTGCATTATCGTTGCATTATTTTTGCATCAAAGTTGAACTAAAATTGCATTATTCCATGAACATGCCATGAATTTATTCCTTAATATCTATTAAAAATAAGCGCATGCAACCGTCCATGACTTTCCAGAAACTGAAAATTTTGGTCTAAAAGATTCGAGTATTTTTAGCGAACTATTTGATGCAATTTTTTATCAAGATCAACTGTCATGCATAATCTGGGCATGCAATATTCAAAACGATTATATGTTTCAGACTCTTTTAGATAGTCTATAACATAGTGTATCTGGCGATATACAGCCACCGCCACCGCGTTTCAGACTCTTTTAGATAGTCTATAACCCCTGGTAATTCGCTCATAGGAGGGCGAACCCACATCAAATTCCCTGTTGAAAATTTTCACCTCTACGCTGATCCTTCGTGAGGGGATGTCAGTTATAGATATCCTGCGGAGTTTTTCCATTTTTTCATCCTTTCTTGAGAACCATCTGATAATTCCCATAGAAACAATAACAGCAAAGACTTTTAAAGTTAGCGTTTATGTCAAAACCACATACTTCATTCCATCATCTCAACTCAGTTTCGCCCCGCAGTTCATGCAGAACTTGACTTCTTCAGGATTCTCGTATCCGCATACCGGACATATTTTCGTCTTCTCGCGGTAGTGCATCATCATGCGCTGCACTTCAGAATTGGTCCATGCGACCTCGATGCGAACTTCAAAAGGAGATCAAGGAAGAGATTGAATCCCTTCACAGCAAGTCAATATTCAGGACGATAATTATTGTCTCTGTTCCATGGCTAAATTCATTCCAGTCCCAATTGGCTATAAATAGTAGATTAAATAATGATAATTTTATTGGGTAAAGCTAAATCCAACATAAAACTTTTATCGAGTAATGAATGTCCTATGTATAAATGAACTCTGATAGTCTAAGAATTGGAAAGATTAGCGAGGAGGAAGAGCAAAACAATGTATATCCGTTGATAATCCTAAACCATGATGTGAATAAATACAAACCACTTTACATAAACTTCAATCGCACTTGTACCTGTCCTCCGAATCATCTCAACTGCCTAAGTGCAAAAGAATGGCTTAAAAGACAGGTCGGAATATGGGAATTCTTTTACGAAAAGAGAGATATTAGGGATAAGGAGATCCACCCCGCTACCTTCCCAATCTCGTTAGCAAGACAGGTAATTGAATTATTTACTCATCAGGGCGAACTCGTATTAGATCCCTTTGTTGGGAGTGGAACAACTCTTGTGGCAGCTCAGGATTTAAATAGAAATGCGGTTGGTTTTGATCTTCAAGAAAAATATATTAGACTATCTGGAGAAAGGTTAGCAATACAGAGGATATTCGGCAGCTCAAAGCAAATTGCTATTCAGGATGATGCGAGAAATATATCTGACTATCTTCTGGATAATACAGTTAGCCTCATATTTACGTCTCCGCCATATGCGAATCTTCTTAATAGAGAAAGAAAGAACAAATCAAGGAGAATGAGGAATAATAGCCAGCTTGGAAGAATAGAACAGTATTCCCAGGATCCAAGAGATTTAGGAACACTTCCTATAGAAGACTATACCAGGGCTATGGGAGATATTTTTGAACCACTTCTAAAAAAACTTAAGCCTAAAGGCCATTGTGTTATTAATGTTCCTGATATGTGGTGGGAAAATAAGCGAATAGCGATTCATGTCCATCTCATAAATGAAATGACGGCAAGAGGTTATGAGCTAAGAAACATAATAATATGGGATAGGAGAAATATAGTGAATCAGATGGGTATTTTTGGATGGCCAAACAATTATATTACGATGGGAGTGACCTTCGAATATCTTCTTGATTTTTGGAAGCCAGATAAGGGGGTAAATGAAGATGATAATTTACACAAAGAATGAGCTGATAGAGAGACTAAGGGAAATAAAGAATATGGGCTATGTTGATTGTACCAGACCTGCTAATGACGGTTGTGTTGGAAATACTCTAGAAGATCTTCTTGGGATTGAAGAGAACAACATACCTTTGGCTAACAGCGGAGAATGGGAATTAAAAGCGCAGAGAGCATCAACCAAATCCCTTATAACACTCACTCATTTTGAGCCATCTCCAAGGTCTGTTGAATTTGTTTCAAAGGTATTACTTCCTTATTATGGGTGGCCTCACGAATCAATAGAAGGAGAAATGAGTTTTAGACAGACACTCAAAGCAACTGAAAGAACGGATAGAGGTTTCACTATAATCGTTAATTATAGCCAGAGGAGGGTGGAGGTATCGTTTGATGCAAGCAAAGTAGACATGAGACATTCCGAATGGCTTAAAACGGTTGAAAAAAGGGTTGGTTTGGGAGAATTGGATCCGCAACCTTATTGGGGATTTGATGATCTTTTCCATAAGTTTGGATCAAAAATGCCAAACTGTATTTATGCGAGAGCTGAAGTTGAGATAGGATCGCCGATAGAAAAAGGACGTATTGATGGGAGAATCTCAAACAACGAAAGGTATTGGTATTCTGAAATATACATGTGTTCTACTCTTGATCAAGATAAGATCCTAAGAGCAATTTCCGATGGAATCATTTACGTAGATTTTGATGCCAGAACCCATCATAATCATGGTACAAAATTCAGAATGGAACAAGGTTATCTCCCGATGC
The Thermoplasma sp. Kam2015 genome window above contains:
- a CDS encoding DNA adenine methylase; translated protein: MIAYECGLLTEDNDMRNLTPLRFPGNKRWLVDYVKDFIRYHNLNNIIAEPYGGSVSISFGLLEMNIITKAYINDKNPMIYAFWYSVFNLNQELIDEIKNLSRDITVERYYELKENYKRFINSKIGNNDADMVEYASTFLFLNRTSYSGIVKGGPIGGKKQESKYKIYCRFGVENIINKINYLYRFRNHVKLYNLDGIEFIKEFHNEYPNSLLYIDPPYFKAGKDLYDFYFNVDNHIMLANLLLGNEISNPWLVSYDDSEFIKELYAKIGIFSDRMPARKYKYLPRKYSISSNKRNAYEIFFSNKKIPPH
- a CDS encoding zinc-ribbon domain-containing protein, which encodes MMMHYREKTKICPVCGYENPEEVKFCMNCGAKLS
- a CDS encoding DNA methyltransferase, with product MNSDSLRIGKISEEEEQNNVYPLIILNHDVNKYKPLYINFNRTCTCPPNHLNCLSAKEWLKRQVGIWEFFYEKRDIRDKEIHPATFPISLARQVIELFTHQGELVLDPFVGSGTTLVAAQDLNRNAVGFDLQEKYIRLSGERLAIQRIFGSSKQIAIQDDARNISDYLLDNTVSLIFTSPPYANLLNRERKNKSRRMRNNSQLGRIEQYSQDPRDLGTLPIEDYTRAMGDIFEPLLKKLKPKGHCVINVPDMWWENKRIAIHVHLINEMTARGYELRNIIIWDRRNIVNQMGIFGWPNNYITMGVTFEYLLDFWKPDKGVNEDDNLHKE
- a CDS encoding MvaI/BcnI family restriction endonuclease, giving the protein MIIYTKNELIERLREIKNMGYVDCTRPANDGCVGNTLEDLLGIEENNIPLANSGEWELKAQRASTKSLITLTHFEPSPRSVEFVSKVLLPYYGWPHESIEGEMSFRQTLKATERTDRGFTIIVNYSQRRVEVSFDASKVDMRHSEWLKTVEKRVGLGELDPQPYWGFDDLFHKFGSKMPNCIYARAEVEIGSPIEKGRIDGRISNNERYWYSEIYMCSTLDQDKILRAISDGIIYVDFDARTHHNHGTKFRMEQGYLPMLYKNVFKIE